The following coding sequences lie in one Cloeon dipterum chromosome 1, ieCloDipt1.1, whole genome shotgun sequence genomic window:
- the Alg2 gene encoding alpha-1,3/1,6-mannosyltransferase ALG2, whose amino-acid sequence MVKVVFLHPDLGIGGAERLVVDAGLALQQKGHLVHFVTSHHDPGHCFSETRDGTLKVTVAGDWLPRSMFGHFYALCAYLRMVYAAIYLVLFSKLDPEVVFCDQISVCVPVIKLLSTAKVLFYCHFPDQLLSKPGGRLKQLYRGPLNWLEESTTGQADVVMVNSRFTSGVFSDTFPRLRSVQPKVLYPSLNTDFFDTKVHLDLAEVTGVKLPKNVILFLSINRYERKKNLGLAVSALAHMQKNLDEPTFAKVHLVMAGGYDNRVDENIQHFEELQQLVEEHGLQEKVTLLRSPSDEAKLVLLRSCVALVYTPENEHFGIVPLEAMYLGRPVIAANSGGPKETVVHGHTGFLCPPEPQGFAAAMVKVANGEIGDLSEQCRDRVIKNFSFQAFTNDLNSSVCALIEQSS is encoded by the exons ATG gtAAAGGTGGTTTTCCTGCACCCTGACCTGGGCATTGGAGGCGCCGAGCGTCTGGTGGTGGACGCTGGGCTTGCCCTGCAGCAGAAGGGTCACCTGGTGCACTTTGTCACATCGCATCATGACCCTGGCCACTGCTTTTCGGAGACCAGGGACGGCACCCTGAAGGTTACCGTGGCCGGCGACTGGCTGCCAAGGAGCATGTTCGGCCACTTTTACGCACTTTGCGCTTACCTGCGTATGGTCTACGCCGCCATCTACCTCGTCCTCTTCAGCAAACTCGACCCTGAGGTCGTCTTCTGTGATCAGATCTCCGTCTGCGTGCCCGTGATCAAACTGCTGAGCACCGCAAAGGTTCTCTTTTACTGCCACTTTCCAG ACCAGCTTCTGAGTAAGCCAGGTGGCCGTCTGAAGCAGCTGTACCGTGGTCCGTTGAACTGGTTGGAGGAGAGCACCACCGGCCAGGCAGATGTGGTCATGGTCAACAGCAGATTCACTTCAGGCGTCTTCTCAGACACCTTTCCACGACTGCGTAGTGTCCAGCCCAAGGTGCTGTACCCCTCACTCAACACGGACTTCTTTGACACTAAGGTGCACTTGGACCTGGCGGAGGTAACAGGGGTTAAACTGCCCAAGAACGTGATACTGTTCCTCTCCATCAACCGCTATGAGCGCAAGAAGAACCTTGGGCTGGCTGTGTCGGCACTGGCCCACATGCAGAAGAACTTGGACGAGCCAACCTTTGCCAAGGTGCACCTAGTCATGGCCGGTGGTTACGACAACAGAGTTGATGAGAACATCCAGCACTTTGAAGAGCTGCAGCAGCTAGTTGAAGAACATGGCCTTCaggaaaag gTGACGTTGCTCCGTTCGCCTTCAGACGAAGCCAAACTTGTGCTCTTGCGGAGCTGCGTTGCGCTGGTGTATACCCCTGAAAATGAGCACTTTGGCATTGTGCCCCTGGAGGCCATGTACCTTGGTCGGCCCGTGATAGCGGCTAACAGTGGAGGCCCCAAGGAGACCGTGGTGCACGGCCATACTGGCTTTTTGTGTCCACCTGAGCCCCAGGGATTTGCGGCGGCCATGGTTAAAGTCGCTAACGGTGAGATAGGTGACTTGAGTGAACAGTGTCGCGATAGGGTCatcaagaatttttcattccaagCGTTTACCAACGATTTAAACTCCAGTGTTTGTGCGTTGATTGAACAGTCTAGTTGA